From Thunnus albacares chromosome 22, fThuAlb1.1, whole genome shotgun sequence, the proteins below share one genomic window:
- the LOC122973729 gene encoding dynactin subunit 1-like isoform X1 — MSSGGTIESGKPPKIGSVVEVTGKGQRGTVAYIGATLFASGKWVGVILDEAKGKNDGTVQGKRYFTCEENHGIFVRQSQIQVVEDGSTATSPDIPESGTTKTLRQKDIPETPKTTKQIPSSVKKSSTRRSAKWSTPSRLTPATSLPSLLVRSAGRPSLSLRASRESLSSSLSGDVSEAGLPSHQGALGAPVVPQPSGSPAAVATPGPAAQSKVEPSMSKQEEESLRAQVKDLEEKLETLKMKRTEDKAKLKELEKHKIQLEQLQEWKTKMQEQQTDLQKQLKEAKKEAREAQEAKDRYMEEMSDTADAIEMATLDKEMAEERAESLQVEVDSLKEKVEELSMDLEILRHEISEKGSDGAASSYHVKQLEEQNGRLKEALVRMRDLSASEKQEHVKLQKQMEKKNTELETLRTQKEKLQEEVKQGEATIDELKEQVDAALGSEEMVETLTERNLDLEEKVRELRETVTDLEAINEMNDELQENCRETEMELREQLDLSAAKVREAEKRVEAAQETVADYQQTISKYRELTSSLQEANRELISQQNANAEQVQQPPAELFDFKIKFAETKAYAKAIEMELRKMEVAQSNRQVSLLTSFMPDSFLRHGGDHDCILVLLLIPRLICKAELISKQAQEKFNLNGNLAQGTGLRGPPGEQRSFASGLVYSLSLLQATLHKYEQALSSCSVEVFKRMGTLYSEMSFHERSLDYFIDLLHKDQLDETVQVEPLTKAIKYYQQLYSIHLADHTEDCTVQLGDHIKFTQSALDCMGVEVARLRAFLTAGQESSGLAVLLKDLDTSCSDIRQFCKKIRRRMPGTDVVGVPAALNFAPQVSETLTECRRQLTRVVAVLQEVAAAGAQMVAPLAEQEGLNALKLEDIACKAVEQVYGSHGLNGPECLRQSCCSVIATMNKMATAMQEGEYDADKPQGKTPPVETRAATVRAEMTDAEGLGVKLEDRETVIKELKKSLKIKGEELSEASVRLSLLEKKLDTSTKDADERVEKIQTKLDENLALLKKKEKEFEETMDALQADIDQLEAEKAELKQRINNQSKMTIEGLRGSPASGIASIVQGSAGGLPPSLAGPVQVVDSPLLRQQVEAQRLGIKHLKNENNRLKAEKMRAQLASLPPLCPPKLPQVSKESSVPPEGLNTGIYRRTDQLLATLLKLSSEVKVVDITGKTTVSASAQLLEQTARLQNLSDALDKLKGEVAEHVVSYQPGAKASSDFATFPVSSFVKAKEEKQGGTVFVGRVAIPCTHGQEQVHRLVLSQQQLHKVHRLLMA; from the exons ATGAGCAGCGGAGGAACCATAGAGAGTGGTAAACCTCCAAAG ATTGGCTCGGTAGTGGAGGTGACAGGAAAGGGTCAGCGTGGTACTGTTGCCTACATCGGTGCTACCCTCTTTGCCTCCGGGAAATGGGTGGGTGTCATACTGGATGAGGCCAAAGGCAAGAACGATGGCACCGTACAGGGGAAACGCTACTTCACCTGTGAGGAAAATCATGGGATATTTGTCAGACAGTCCCAG ATCCAGGTGGTGGAAGACGGCTCCACTGCTACCTCACCAGATATTCCTGAGTCTGGCACTACCAAGACACTCAGACAAAAAG ACATTCCCGAGACTCCTAAAACAACCAAACAG ATACCGTCGAGTGTTAAGAAg TCCTCTACCCGCCGCTCTGCCAAG TGGAGCACGCCAAGTCGCCTCACCCCCGccacctccctcccctccctcttgGTACGTTCCGCCGGCCGCCCCAGCCTGTCGCTCAGG GCGTCTCGTGAGAGTCTGTCGTCCTCTCTGTCCGGTGATGTCAGTGAGGCGGGCCTGCCCTCCCACCAGGGTGCACTGGGGGCCCCTGTCGTGCCTCAGCCCAGCGGGTCGCCGGCAGCAGTGGCAACCCCGGGCCCTGCTGCTCAAAGCAAG GTGGAACCGTCCATGTCCAAGCAG GAAGAGGAGTCACTGCGAGCCCAGGTCAAGGACTTGGAGGAGAAGCTGGAGACGCTGAAGATGAAGCGGACTGAGGATAAAGCCAAACTAAAGGAACTCGAGAAACACAAGATCCAGCTGGAGCAACTTCAGGAGTGGAAGACCAAAATGCAGGAGCAGCAGACCGATCTGCAAAAACAACTCAAGGAGGCCAAGAAG gAAGCACGTGAGGCACAGGAGGCCAAGGACCGCTACATGGAAGAGATGTCAGACACTGCAGACGCCATCGAGATGGCCACACTGGACAAAGAGATGGCTGAAGAACGGGCCGAGTCACTGCAAGTGGAGGTGGACTCATTGAAGGAGAAAGTGGAGGAGCTCTCCATGGACCTGGAGATCCTTAGACATGAGATATCAGAGAAAG GATCAGATGGAGCCGCCTCAAGTTACCATGTCAAACAGCTGGAGGAGCAGAATGGCAGACTTAAGGAGGCTTTGGTCAG GATGCGTGACCTGTCTGCATCAGAGAAACAGGAGCATGTGAAGCTGCAGAAGCAGATGGAGAAGAAGAACACTGAGCTGGAGACTCTGAGGACCCAGAAGGAAAAACTGCAGGAGGAGGTTAAGCAAGGGGAGGCCACAATCGATGAACTGAAAGAGCAG GTGGATGCAGCTCTGGGGTCAGAAGAGATGGTGGAGACCCTGACAGAGAGGAACCTCGACCTGGAGGAGAAAGTCAGAGAGCTGAGAGAAACTGTGACTGATTTG GAGGCGATCAACGAGATGAATGATGAGCTCCAGGAGAACTGCAGGGAGACGGAAATGGAGCTGAGGGAGCAGTTGGACTTGAGTGCAGCGAAGGtcagagaggcagaaaaaagagTGGAGGCCGCACAGGAGACTGTAGCTGATTACCAGCAGACCATCAGCAAATACAGAGAGCTCACCAGCAGCCTACAG gagGCCAACAGAGAGCTGATCAGCCAGCAGAACGCCAACGCTGAACAGGTTCAGCAACCTCCTGCAGAGCTGTTTGACTTCAAGATCAAGTTTGCAGAGACCAAGGCTTATGCCAAG GCCATTGAGATGGAGCTGAGGAAAATGGAAGTGGCTCAGTCGAACAGACAGGTATCCCTCCTCACCTCCTTCATGCCAGACTCCTTCCTCCGTCACGGCGGAGACCACGACTGCATACTGGTGCTCCTGCTCATCCCTAGGCTCATTTGCAAG GCTGAGCTGATTAGTAAACAGGCCCAGGAGAAGTTTAACTTAAACGGGAACCTGGCCCAGGGGACTGGGCTCAGGGGACCTCCAGGAGAACAACGCAGCTTTGCCTCAGGGCTGGTGTACTCCCTCAGCCTGCTGCAGGCCACCCTGCACAAATATGAACA GGCTCTGAGTTCCTGCAGCGTAGAGGTTTTTAAGCGCATGGGCACACTCTACTCTGAAATGAGCTTCCATGAGCGCTCTCTGGACTATTTCATCGACCTGCTGCATAAAGACCAGCTGGATGAGACTGTTCAGGTGGAACCCCTGACTAAGGCCATCAAGTACTACcag CAACTGTACAGCATCCATCTGGCAGATCACACTGAAGATTGCACAGTGCAGCTGGGTGACCACATTAAG TTTACCCAGAGTGCCCTGGACTGTATGGGAGTGGAGGTCGCTCGTCTGCGGGCGTTCCTGACTGCAGGTCAGGAGAGCTCTGGCCTCGCTGTGCTTCTGAAGGACCTTGACACTTCCTGCTCTGATATCAGGCAGTTCTGTAAGAAGATCCGCCGCCGCATGCCTGGAACAGATGTAGTTGGGGTACCAGCGGCTCTCAATTTCGCACCACAG GTGTCTGAGACTCTGACGGAGTGCAGACGGCAGCTGACCCGCGTGGTGGCAGTGCTGCAGGAGGTGGCTGCAGCTGGAGCTCAGATGGTGGCCCCGCTGGCTGAACAGGAGGGGCTCAATGCTCTCAAACTAGAGGATATTGCCTGCAAAGCTGTGGAGCAG GTGTACGGCTCTCATGGCCTGAACGGTCCAGAGTGTCTGCGTCAGTCCTGCTGCTCTGTCATCGCTACCATGAACAAGATGGCTACAGCTATGCAGGAAGGAGAGTATGATGCCGACAAACCTCAGGGCAAG ACTCCTCCTGTGGAAACTAGAGCAGCCACTGTCAGGGCCGAGATGACCGACGCTGAAGGTCTGGGAGTTAAACtggaagacagagaaacagtcaTCAAGGAGCTGAAGAAATCCCTCAAGATCAAG GGTGAGGAGCTGAGTGAAGCCAGTGTCCGTCTGAGCCTGCTGGAGAAGAAGCTGGACACCTCCACCAAAGACGCAGATGAACGGGTGGAGAAGATTCAGACCAAACTGGACGAGAACCTCGCGCtgctgaagaagaaagaaaa GGAATTTGAGGAGACGATGGATGCTCTGCAGGCTGATATCGACCAGCTGGAGGCAGAGAAGGCAGAGCTGAAGCAACGCATTAATAACCAATCAAAGATGACCATCGAAGGCCTGAGAGGCTCGCCTGCTTCTGGAATTGCCTCAATTGTTCAGGGATCTGCAGGAG GTTTGCCTCCATCCCTGGCAGGGCCGGTGCAGGTGGTGGACTCCCCTCTCCTCAGGCAGCAGGTTGAAGCTCAGAGACTGGGCATTAAACACCTCaagaatgaaaacaacagaCTAAAG GCAGAGAAGATGAGAGCCCAACTGGCCTCCCTACCTCCACTCTGCCCCCCCAAACTGCCACAGGTGTCCAAGGAAAGCTCCGTGCCACCAGAGGGACTAAACACAGGCATCTATCGCAGGACCGACCAACTGCTTGCAACCCTGCTCAAGCTGAGTTCAGAGGTCAAAGTGGTGGACATTACTGGGAAgacaacag TTAGTGCCAGCGCTCAGCTGCTGGAGCAGACCGCT